A genomic stretch from Hymenobacter psoromatis includes:
- a CDS encoding glutamyl-tRNA amidotransferase, which translates to MNTETLRGLAHLARLEFDPAHEEQMLTDLNKILDWVDQLSKVDTDGVEPLVHLSHEINVLRDDKAQNTISHQDGLRNAPRKDSDYFRVPKVLD; encoded by the coding sequence ATGAACACCGAAACCCTCCGCGGCCTGGCTCATCTGGCCCGCCTCGAATTTGACCCCGCCCACGAGGAACAGATGCTCACCGACCTCAACAAGATTCTGGATTGGGTGGACCAGCTCTCGAAAGTAGATACTGACGGGGTAGAGCCATTGGTGCATCTATCGCACGAAATCAATGTGTTGCGCGATGATAAGGCTCAAAATACCATTAGCCACCAGGATGGCCTGCGCAATGCCCCGCGCAAAGACTCGGACTATTTCCGCGTGCCCAAGGTGCTGGATTAG
- a CDS encoding DNA mismatch repair protein MutT, with the protein MPHTQPPTDFDPHHNPWQTLSSAPKYQNPWIRVREDQVLNPKGGAGIYGVVSMQNKAIAIIPVDSEGNTWLVGQYRYTLNEYSWEVPMGGGVIGIDPQEAAQRELREETGLLAARWTRIARMHTSNSVTDEEGFVFLAEDLTQSAWEPEETEDLRLWKLPLAQAIELVMDDRITDALSVAGLLKVEKLLAGRSWVMGKG; encoded by the coding sequence ATGCCTCATACTCAGCCCCCCACCGATTTCGACCCCCACCACAATCCCTGGCAAACGCTCAGCTCGGCCCCCAAATACCAGAATCCCTGGATTCGGGTGCGCGAAGACCAGGTGCTGAACCCCAAAGGCGGGGCCGGTATCTACGGCGTGGTGTCGATGCAAAACAAAGCCATTGCCATCATTCCCGTTGATAGTGAGGGCAATACCTGGCTCGTGGGCCAGTACCGCTACACCCTCAACGAGTATAGCTGGGAGGTGCCGATGGGCGGTGGTGTCATCGGCATCGACCCGCAAGAGGCGGCCCAGCGCGAACTGCGCGAGGAAACCGGCCTGCTCGCCGCCCGCTGGACGCGCATCGCCCGCATGCACACCTCCAACTCCGTCACCGACGAGGAAGGCTTCGTTTTTCTGGCTGAAGACCTCACCCAAAGCGCGTGGGAACCGGAAGAAACCGAAGACCTGCGCCTCTGGAAACTGCCCCTGGCCCAGGCCATCGAGCTGGTCATGGACGACCGCATCACCGACGCGCTCAGCGTGGCCGGCCTGCTTAAAGTTGAAAAGCTGCTGGCGGGAAGGTCATGGGTAATGGGTAAGGGGTAG